CACCATTGGCTCCAAAGCCAACGACCTCACCATCACTGCTTCGGTCGTCCAGATGAAGGCCGAACTCGAACGGATCAGAGAACAGATCCAGAACGTGGAATGACAACCGCAATGAGCAGCAATGGCGTGACCGCAACTTCCGAGCAGGGGTACCATACCCCGGAACGCCGGGGTATTCTGTTTATCATTTCCGCTCCATCAGGAACGGGCAAGACCACGCTCTGCAAGCAAATCGCGGCAACCGTTCCAGGGATTTGGCATTCCGTCTCCTACACCACCCGCCAGCCGCGTCCCGGAGAAGAGAACGGGCGGGAGTACTTTTTCATCGAAGAAAAAGTGTTTCAGGACATGGTCGAGAAAAACGAGTTCATGGAATACGCCCATGTCTACGGCAACTGGTATGGCACCCCTCGAAAGTCGTTGATGGACAAAATGGAGCGGGGCATCGACGTGCTCCTGGAGATCGATGTGCAGGGCGCCCTCCAGATCAAGAAGAAGTTTCAAGATGCCGTGTATATTTTTATCCTGCCCCCGTCCATGGAGACGCTGCGCACCAGGCTGCAGAGCCGGGCGTCGGACACGCCGGAAGAAATCATGCGCCGGCTCCAAAAGGTCAAAGAAGAAGTCTGGAGCTATCGGGAGTATTACTATATCGTCCGAAACGACGATCTCGCGCAGTCCTTGCGTGAGCTGCAAAGCATTTTCCTGGCCGAGCGCTTGAAAACCAAGCGGCTCGATATGAATTGGCTGGAGCAAAATTTTATTCTGGAGCGAGAGTCTAAATCGGGAGAGCGCGACGCGCCTTCCACCACCAAAGGGAGTACTGTTCACCATGATTGACATGCTTAATTTGCTGCCGCAGTACAAGGCCGGCCAGTTCGATTCCCGCCACCGGCTGGTCATCATCGCCGCTCAGCGCGCCAAGCACCTGATCCAGGGGGCCAAACCGGCGGGGCCCTTGCGGTTCGCCAAGGAAACCACCTCAGCCTTGGATGAGGTCTTGCGCGACCAAGTGAAATATCTGATCGGGAAAGACGCGCGCGATGCCATGAAGGAAGCGAAGCGCGGCAAAGAAGGGGAAAGCGAACGGCTGGCCATGATGACCGGCGAAGACGCCCGCGAAATCAAGAAAGAGCTGAGCGTCTATGTCGATGACACGGTGGCGCCGGCCGTGAAGGAAGCCGAGGAGTAGGAGTACTCGTTGGACGCCGATACGCACACACGCCCATTGACCGGCAAGCGGGTGGCGCTCGGCGTCACGGGGAGCATCGCCGCCTATAAGGCCGTGAGCCTGCTCCGCGCGCTCACGAAGGCCGGGGCATCGGTGTCGGTCGTCATGACCAAGGCGGCGGCCAAGTTCGTGACGCCGATGACGTTTGAAGTCCTTTCGGGCCAATCGGTCACCACCGATCTCTTTGAAGCCCATCAGGAAATGAAGCATTTGTCGATTCCGGAGCAGGCCGACGTCATCGTCGTGGCTCCGGCGACCGCCAACTTTCTCGCGAAGGCGGCAGTGGGCCTGGCCGACGATGTGCTCTCGACCATGCTGCTCACCACGCGCAGTCCGTTGATTGTCGCGCCGGCGATGGATGGCGATATGTGGACGCATCCCACCGTGCAGGACCATGTCCGCACGCTTCGATCCCGAGGGGTGCTCGTACTGGATCCGGAAGAAGGGCCGTTGGCATCAGGGCAGGTGGCCCAAGGCCGGCTGGCCGCCGAATCCCGCATCCTTGAGGCCGTTGAGCGGACCCTGCTGCCGCAACTCGACTTCAGGGGACAGCGGGTGCTGATCTCCGCCGGCCCGACGCAGGAACCCATCGATCCGGTGCGGTATATCTCTAATCGTTCATCGGGGAAAATGGGGTATGCGCTGGCGGAGGCGGCGAGAAACCGTGGCGCCGAGGTGACGCTCGTCACAGGACCCACCGCATTGACTCCGCCCGCAGGAGTTCGGATGATTCCGGTCACCACTGCCCAAGACATGGCTGCCGCGATGACGGCACATTTCGAATGGTCTACCGTCGTGATCATGGCCGCCGCCGTCGCCGATTTCCGCCCCAAGGAAGTAGCATCGCACAAGTTGAAAAAGAGCGGGCAGGCCGTGCCGACGCTCGAACTGGAACAAGCCCCTGATATTCTAGCCATGCTGTCGGCCAAACGAACCTCGCAAATCCTGGTGGGTTTTGCGGCGGAAACCCAGCATCTCCTGGCCCATGCCCAGACCAAATTGGCCGCCAAAGGGCTGGATTTGATCGTAGCCAACGACGTGACCCAGGAAGGGTCTGGTTTTGGCAGCGACCGGAATGCCGCCGTCATCCTCTCCCGCACCGGCCAGCAATGGCCATTGAGCCTCAGAGCAAAATCACAAATGGCTCACGATATTCTCTCCGTTATAGTAGACTTTCCCAAGAGTATGCAGGGGACCCACGCGCCGACAGTCATATCCTAAGGGGACGACGATGGCTTCAGGATCACAGGCCGGTAATGCCGCCGAAATCGATCGCCATGCCCTGGCCCTGGCAAAAGATCCAGGCTCAAAAGCTTTTATTCCTCTCGCAGAAGAGTACGGCAAAGCCGGCATGTGGGCGGAAGCCGCAGGTGTCCTTGAAGACGGACTCAAGCAGTATCCCGGCTTCATTACGGCGATGGTGGCTCTTGGCCGGGCCTACGATCAGATGGGGCAGCCCACCAAAGCCAAGGCCATTCTGGAAGAAGCCATCAAGATCAGCCCGGAAAATCTTCGGGCCCATCGAACACTCGCGAAAATTTACGCCGCCGAAGGGGCCACAGAAGCCGCGCTCCGTTCCTGTACGGTCATCCTTGCCGCCAATCCGTCCGATCAGGAATCGCTGTCAATTCGTGCCTCGTTAGGGATTCCGCCGCCGCCGGCTCCAGCAGCAAAATCGATCAAGCCGGTCACACCTCCTGCCATGGATGCTTCTCGGAAGACCCCGCCGCCTCATGATGCGGCAGTTTCCGTTGCCACGGTTGAGGCCCCGGAATCCGCGCCACTCATTGAGCCTGCCGAACCGGATGCCAAGGTGGAAGAGCCCTCCGTGGTCACGTCAGGTTCCATTGAGTGCGAGTCCGTTGTTATAGGGAACGCCGAACAGGCAGACAGCAGCCCGGCCCTGCAACCCGATGACGCCCGTTCGGTATCTGAGCCTGAACTCACGCCAGCCGCAACGGTACCTCCGGCTCGTCATCAGGCGGCGGTCGAGAAACTGGAGCAATGGCTGCGCTTCATTCAGACCCGCCGTCGCGACCGGCCGTCCGCCGAAACCGTCGCGCCAACTTCCTACGATTGATCAAAGGTTTGACCCTCCTTTGCAGGGCTGCTAGAATGCCCCCGCTGCTCGCTGACTACAAGCTTGCAACCTTCTTGTTCACGTCGGAGGCGGTTCGTACCTGACATGGTTCGTGTCCTTGTCTTGCATGGTCCTAATCTCAACTTGCTAGGGACCAGAGAACAATCGATTTATGGCTCGACGACGCTCGACGCCATCGACGCCGCTATTTCGGAATTAGCCGATGAGCTGGGCGTGGCCGTGGATATTCGCCAGTCCAATATCGAAGGGGAACTGGTCACCTGGATCCAGGACGCGCGCACCGGTTATCAGGGGATCATTATCAATCCAGCCGCCTACACACATACCAGCATCGCGATTCGGGATGCGATTGCTGCAGTGAACCTGCCGACGGTGGAAGTGCATCTCTCCAATATCCATCAGCGGGAAGAGTTTCGGCACCGGTCTTATGTTGCCGGTGTGGCGCTGGCACAGATTGCAGGATTCGGTCCTACAGGGTATACCTTGGCGTTGCGCGGCCTGTCCGAGCATATCGCCGCACAGGGGACCAAAGCGGGAACAGCAAGATTGAAGCAGGCGCGCCGCCCTCGGCGGCGTGCCTCATAACCGATGAATTTGATTCACCGTGCCGGGATGAAGGGGGTCTGGAGTGATTTCGACTGTTGATTTTCGCAGTGGGGTTCGTCTGATGGTGGAAGGCGAACCGTATTACATCGTTGATTTTCAGCATGTGAAGCCGGGCAAAGGCGGCGCGTTCGTGCGGACGAAATTGAAGAGCTATCTGTCCAGGAACCTGGTGGAACGCACGTTTCGCTCCGGTGAACGGTTTGAAGAGCCGGATCTTGAAGAACGGGAAATGCAGTTCCTCTATGCCACGGGCGACGACTATACCTTTATGGATACCGAGGCCTACGACCAGCTGACCTTTCCCAAGAATCAGCTGGGCGAGAATGCCGATCTGATCAAAGAAAACATGATCGTGAAGATCCTGGTGTATGAACACCGGCCGATCGATGTGGAATTGCCGAATTTCATCGAACTCAAAGTCGTCGACGGCGAACCGGGCGTGCGCGGCGATACCGCGTCCGGCGGAACCAAGCCCGTCGTGGTCGAAACAGGGGCCACCATCAAAGTTCCCCTCTACCTGGAGGTAGGCACCGTGATTAAAATCGATACCCGCACCCGATCCTATGTGGAGCGTGTCCGGTGAGCACGCGGCGGCCAACACGTGCAAAAAAACAGGGCCGTCCGATCGTGCTGCCACAGACCTTTCCCGGCGGGCAGGCGCCGTCCGATGCCTTGCTCACGGGGAATCAGACCAAGCAGATCCAGGATCTCATCGATCTCCTGCGCCGGAATAACCTGACCGAACTGGAACTCGAGCGGCAAGGCGTCCGCATCCGGGTCCGGCACGAAGTCGGTGTCAAAACCGTCACGACGTCGGTGCAGGAATCGGCGCCGGCCTCATCGCAACCAGCTCCCCAGTCTGGCTCCTCTGCAGGGCCGTCGGCGGAAGAGACCGCCGGGATGATGACGATCACCTCGCCGATCGTCGGCACCTTCTACCGATCTCCGTCTCCCGACGCCGATCCCTATGTCGAAGAGGGGGACTACGTGAAGAAGGGGCAGGTGCTCTGCATCGTCGAAGCGATGAAGCTCATGAACGAGATCGAGTCCGAAACGGACGGGCGCATCGTCAAGATCCTGGGAGAAAGCACCAAGTCGGTCGAATACGGCCAGGCGCTCTTTCTGATCGATCCGAAAGCCACCCCGTAGTCCGCCTCAGCCAATCCACATCGGAGCTACTGCGTGTTCAAGAAAGTTCTCATCGCCAATCGTGGAGAGATCGCCCTGCGGGTGATCCGCGCCTGCAAGGAACTGGGCATCAAGACCGTCGCCATCCACTCGGAGGCGGATGCCGCGAGTTTGCACGTGCGTGCCGCCGACGAAAAGGTCTGCGTGGGCCCGGCGGAGGCCGCCCTCAGCTATCGCAATATTCCCAATGTCCTGAGTGCCGCTGAAATCACCGGCGCCGATGCGATCCATCCCGGGTACGGATTCCTGTCCGAGAATGCCCACTTCGCCGAAGTGTGCGAATCCATCGGCATCAAATTTATCGGGCCCTCGTCCGAGAATATCGCCATGCTGGGCGACAAAGCCAAAGCGCGTGAAATCGTAATGAAGCGCGGCCTTCCGGTCACACCCGGCAGCCCCGGCCAATTGAAGAGCGAAGAAGAGGCCCTGCAAGCCGCGCAGAAGATCGGCTTTCCCGTCATCATCAAGGCTACGGCTGGCGGAGGCGGGCGCGGCATGCGCGTCGTCAACAAGGCCGAAGACCTGGCCCGCGCGTTTCAGGCCGCCCAGGCCGAAGCCAAATCCACGTTCGGCAACGAAAGCGTCTACCTCGAACGGTATTTCCTCGAACCGCGCCATATCGAAGTGCAGGTCATGGCCGACCATCGCGGCCACGTGATCCATCTCGGTGAGCGGGATTGTTCCATCCAGCGGCGGCATCAGAAGCTGCTGGAAGAAACGCCGTCGCCCGCCGTGGACGAAAAGCTGCGAAAAGAAATTGGGCGTGTCGCAGTCGAAGCTGTCAAGGCGGCCCATTACCGGAACGTGGGCACCGTCGAATTTCTCCTCGACAAAGACCGCAATTTCTTTTTCATGGAAGTGAACACCCGCATTCAGGTCGAACATCCCATCACCGAAATGGTGACGGGCATCGATTTGATCAAGGAGCAGATTCGCCTGGCCGCAGGCCTGCCCTTGACCATCCGGCAGCAAGATGTCGTTATGAACGGCCACAGCATGGAATGCCGCATCAACGCCGAGGATCCGGAGAAGTTCACCCCCTCGCCGGGGACGATCACGAGATACTGCCCGCCGGGCGGGTTCGGCGTGCGGGTCGATTCCGTGATGCAAACCGGCGCCGTCGTGGCGCCGCATTATGACTCCATGATCGCCAAGCTCATCACCCACGGCCGAGACCGGCAGGAATGCATGGCCCGCATGCGCCGAGCCCTCGATGAATTCGTCATCGAAGGCATCAAGACGACCATCCCGCTCCACCGCCGCATCCTCGACGACCCCGACTTCCAAAAAGGCCACGTCTCCACCACGTTCCTGGAACGGTTTCTGGCGAGCTAGGGCTCTCCTCTGAAGCTCTGTCTCTTGGCTTAAATCAAGATATTCTCGTCTAGGCGAACCAGCTACCGGTAGAGAGATGCGAGGTCAAGCAACGATCCCAACTCTCCCTCTTAATAGATACGCCAAATTGGAGCGCTGGGATCACGTAGAGGGCCGTCGGCATTCCGACAGCGAAGTTGTCCCTTGTAAATGAAGGGAATCTTCATGAAAACGGGAATGCAGGAATCAGTGAGGGTGGCTTCAACAATCAACGTCTCTTTGCGGACTTGAATAATCCCGCCATCCTTCAAATACAGCATGACAAGTCTACAGACAATGCTGGGGGTGGCTCCCTGGGAAGTAGACTCTTTCACAGTACCGTCGAAGCAAGCCAGGCTGGGAGCGATGGTGATGCGCCTCTTGCCGCCGACAGCCATACCATTCAATCCCAAGCTGATTCCTTGCTGTTCCAGGGACAGGATGCCGCTCTCGTCCACGTTATTGTGAATAAGCACGGATCCTTCCATTTCGAAATAGTCGATGGCGGGGCCGCGATAGATCGGCTTACCATCCCCGGAGGCATAGCGGACTTCAATATCCGCAGTGACTTTGCGGCCCAAAGCAGCGAGGGGGCCATTACCAATCATGAGGTCCTCGATCTGGAGATGCTCTCTCTTCAGTCGTTCCAGGCTCTCCCTTTGTTTTTGGGTGAGGGCGATGGGTGTATAAGGCCCCGTCTCTTCGCTGACGGAGCAACCAAATTGGGCCAGAACGAGAATCAATAGTACCAAGATTCGCTTCGGCATTGTCTCTCCTTCGGTAGCCAAACTGTACCGCTGGATCTGAGTATGGTCAACGAAAGATGCTCAGAGCGCGCAATGCAACAGAGCTGTATCGTGACTGACGTCTCGCTTGGGAATGTGTCGCAAGCTGAAAGTAGTCGCCCGATGCGTTTGTTGGCGAGGGCTACTCCAGCGGGTGGCGGACTCGAAGGCCGGGAAACCGGTGGTAGTCGCGGTCGGCGGTGACCCATTCACTGCCGTGTTCGATTGCCAAGGCCGCGAAGAAGGCATCGGGCACGAGATTACCCTTGACGTCGGTGGTGGCGCAGAGACGAGTGAAGATTTCCCAGTGTCGCGGACCGGGATTGATGATGGTGCAGTTGGGCTGATCGCGAAGTTCTCGGGCAAAGGCCAGCGCTTTCGCCATCGTGCTAGGGGGATTAAAGACCTGTGGATGGGTCACGACGCGAAGAAAACCGCTCAACACGAGGTCGGACACACCGTAGGCCTGCTCGGAGTTAATCAGCGCTTCAAGCCAACGGCGATACGGATCATGGTGCGGTGTATCCTGGCGGTGGGCATAGACGAGCACATTGACGTCAAGAAGAACCATGGGGCCGTTCCATAAAGGCGAGGAGGGCAGCCGAATCGTCCACATCCACGCCGGGTCGGACTCCATGCCCAGACACTGTGGTGAGCTTCACCGGCTTTCTGCTTTGCTGGACAGCTCGGCGAGACAGGACTTGGCGGAGGGCATCTTCAATGACCGCCGTCAATGACTTGCCGGTGTCATGGGCGAATCGTTTCGCCGACTTGAGCAACTGATCGTCGAGCCGAATTGTCGTTCGCATGCATCAGAGCATACCCATGAAGCATCAATATGTCAACGTGGACTCAACCTGAACCGCTGTATTCATGCGATCTAATCCAATCATTGCTCGGTGAGAAATACCATGGCAATCAACGCCCCCAGCGTTGCCCGTTTTCAGTAAATTGGCAATCGCTTAGCGGCTTCTCGTCAGTAGTAATGCCAGATGGGATTGCCGG
The Nitrospira sp. genome window above contains:
- the efp gene encoding elongation factor P — protein: MISTVDFRSGVRLMVEGEPYYIVDFQHVKPGKGGAFVRTKLKSYLSRNLVERTFRSGERFEEPDLEEREMQFLYATGDDYTFMDTEAYDQLTFPKNQLGENADLIKENMIVKILVYEHRPIDVELPNFIELKVVDGEPGVRGDTASGGTKPVVVETGATIKVPLYLEVGTVIKIDTRTRSYVERVR
- the gmk gene encoding guanylate kinase, with translation MTTAMSSNGVTATSEQGYHTPERRGILFIISAPSGTGKTTLCKQIAATVPGIWHSVSYTTRQPRPGEENGREYFFIEEKVFQDMVEKNEFMEYAHVYGNWYGTPRKSLMDKMERGIDVLLEIDVQGALQIKKKFQDAVYIFILPPSMETLRTRLQSRASDTPEEIMRRLQKVKEEVWSYREYYYIVRNDDLAQSLRELQSIFLAERLKTKRLDMNWLEQNFILERESKSGERDAPSTTKGSTVHHD
- the accC gene encoding acetyl-CoA carboxylase biotin carboxylase subunit, which gives rise to MFKKVLIANRGEIALRVIRACKELGIKTVAIHSEADAASLHVRAADEKVCVGPAEAALSYRNIPNVLSAAEITGADAIHPGYGFLSENAHFAEVCESIGIKFIGPSSENIAMLGDKAKAREIVMKRGLPVTPGSPGQLKSEEEALQAAQKIGFPVIIKATAGGGGRGMRVVNKAEDLARAFQAAQAEAKSTFGNESVYLERYFLEPRHIEVQVMADHRGHVIHLGERDCSIQRRHQKLLEETPSPAVDEKLRKEIGRVAVEAVKAAHYRNVGTVEFLLDKDRNFFFMEVNTRIQVEHPITEMVTGIDLIKEQIRLAAGLPLTIRQQDVVMNGHSMECRINAEDPEKFTPSPGTITRYCPPGGFGVRVDSVMQTGAVVAPHYDSMIAKLITHGRDRQECMARMRRALDEFVIEGIKTTIPLHRRILDDPDFQKGHVSTTFLERFLAS
- a CDS encoding tetratricopeptide repeat protein — encoded protein: MASGSQAGNAAEIDRHALALAKDPGSKAFIPLAEEYGKAGMWAEAAGVLEDGLKQYPGFITAMVALGRAYDQMGQPTKAKAILEEAIKISPENLRAHRTLAKIYAAEGATEAALRSCTVILAANPSDQESLSIRASLGIPPPPAPAAKSIKPVTPPAMDASRKTPPPHDAAVSVATVEAPESAPLIEPAEPDAKVEEPSVVTSGSIECESVVIGNAEQADSSPALQPDDARSVSEPELTPAATVPPARHQAAVEKLEQWLRFIQTRRRDRPSAETVAPTSYD
- a CDS encoding type II toxin-antitoxin system VapC family toxin, coding for MVLLDVNVLVYAHRQDTPHHDPYRRWLEALINSEQAYGVSDLVLSGFLRVVTHPQVFNPPSTMAKALAFARELRDQPNCTIINPGPRHWEIFTRLCATTDVKGNLVPDAFFAALAIEHGSEWVTADRDYHRFPGLRVRHPLE
- the accB gene encoding acetyl-CoA carboxylase biotin carboxyl carrier protein, encoding MSTRRPTRAKKQGRPIVLPQTFPGGQAPSDALLTGNQTKQIQDLIDLLRRNNLTELELERQGVRIRVRHEVGVKTVTTSVQESAPASSQPAPQSGSSAGPSAEETAGMMTITSPIVGTFYRSPSPDADPYVEEGDYVKKGQVLCIVEAMKLMNEIESETDGRIVKILGESTKSVEYGQALFLIDPKATP
- a CDS encoding DUF6364 family protein, yielding MRTTIRLDDQLLKSAKRFAHDTGKSLTAVIEDALRQVLSRRAVQQSRKPVKLTTVSGHGVRPGVDVDDSAALLAFMERPHGSS
- a CDS encoding DNA-directed RNA polymerase subunit omega: MIDMLNLLPQYKAGQFDSRHRLVIIAAQRAKHLIQGAKPAGPLRFAKETTSALDEVLRDQVKYLIGKDARDAMKEAKRGKEGESERLAMMTGEDAREIKKELSVYVDDTVAPAVKEAEE
- the aroQ gene encoding type II 3-dehydroquinate dehydratase, with protein sequence MVRVLVLHGPNLNLLGTREQSIYGSTTLDAIDAAISELADELGVAVDIRQSNIEGELVTWIQDARTGYQGIIINPAAYTHTSIAIRDAIAAVNLPTVEVHLSNIHQREEFRHRSYVAGVALAQIAGFGPTGYTLALRGLSEHIAAQGTKAGTARLKQARRPRRRAS
- the coaBC gene encoding bifunctional phosphopantothenoylcysteine decarboxylase/phosphopantothenate--cysteine ligase CoaBC; translation: MDADTHTRPLTGKRVALGVTGSIAAYKAVSLLRALTKAGASVSVVMTKAAAKFVTPMTFEVLSGQSVTTDLFEAHQEMKHLSIPEQADVIVVAPATANFLAKAAVGLADDVLSTMLLTTRSPLIVAPAMDGDMWTHPTVQDHVRTLRSRGVLVLDPEEGPLASGQVAQGRLAAESRILEAVERTLLPQLDFRGQRVLISAGPTQEPIDPVRYISNRSSGKMGYALAEAARNRGAEVTLVTGPTALTPPAGVRMIPVTTAQDMAAAMTAHFEWSTVVIMAAAVADFRPKEVASHKLKKSGQAVPTLELEQAPDILAMLSAKRTSQILVGFAAETQHLLAHAQTKLAAKGLDLIVANDVTQEGSGFGSDRNAAVILSRTGQQWPLSLRAKSQMAHDILSVIVDFPKSMQGTHAPTVIS